In a genomic window of Diabrotica undecimpunctata isolate CICGRU chromosome 2, icDiaUnde3, whole genome shotgun sequence:
- the PIG-C gene encoding phosphatidylinositol N-acetylglucosaminyltransferase subunit C, which yields MSGTSKPPWKKVLYEKQPYPDNYTDKKIFLQDLKKNIDFKEVKFFEAFYGSLIILQEFCNVVTFVLIYFYLLYEWVEPSALLTCTSAVTTLGFVYYLWAFSQDVLSKLGNDIRTIITFVVVGRLFSPVLHTLTDTVSTDSIYTTTFLMMVIHMIFFDYGVGAAIVSNSVSLSTAIFGSICLASRLSTAFNAFVLMTTAIKMFVLLPILYSALKNQTYFLWIYLIVDIYCLIYLSKLALVLYLFTVVLISLICPFLYVYLQNYKETIYGPWDEAVVDDADSIISNL from the coding sequence atgtctGGAACAAGTAAGCCACCATGGAAAAAAGTATTGTACGAAAAACAACCATATCCAGATAATTACACCGATAAAAAAATTTTCTTAcaagacttaaaaaaaaacattgatttcAAAGAAGTTAAGTTTTTTGAGGCGTTTTACGGATCTTTAATAATATTACAAGAGTTTTGTAATGTAGTTACCTtcgtattgatttatttttacttactCTATGAATGGGTAGAACCATCAGCATTACTAACATGTACCAGTGCTGTAACCACTTTAGGATTTGTGTATTATCTTTGGGCATTTAGCCAAGACGTTTTGAGTAAACTCGGAAATGATATTAGGACTATTATTACTTTCGTAGTGGTTGGAAGACTGTTCTCTCCTGTCTTGCACACACTTACAGATACTGTAAGCACAGATTCAATTTATACAACAACATTTCTTATGATGGTTATACATATGATATTTTTCGACTATGGAGTAGGTGCAGCAATCGTTTCAAATAGTGTATCGTTAAGTACTGCAATTTTTGGTTCAATTTGTTTAGCTTCAAGACTGTCAACAGCATTCAATGCCTTCGTACTGATGACCACTGCCATAAAAATGTTCGTTTTACTCCCAATTTTGTATTCAGCGCTTAAAAATCAAACTTACTTCTTATGGATTTATTTAATTGTAGACATATATTGTTTAATCTATTTAAGTAAGTTAGctttggttttatatttatttactgttGTTCTTATAAGTTTAATTTGTCCATTTCTGTATGTTTATTTACAGAACTACAAAGAAACAATATATGGGCCTTGGGACGAGGCTGTTGTGGATGATGCAGATAGTATTATAAGTAACTTATAA